One part of the Luteibacter yeojuensis genome encodes these proteins:
- a CDS encoding DNA cytosine methyltransferase: MTAYYNEIEPYAAQWLRNLIDAGHIPHGVVDTRSIADVRPEDLAGFTQCHFFAGIGGWALAARLAGWPDDRQLWTGSPPCQPFSVAGKGKAQADDRHLWPHLFRLIRACRPHDFVGEQVAAAVGKDWLDGVFADLESIDYAGGRSLSRLVPSMRPTGGIACGMWPTPPTCTAKGSSPAALTRKSGASRANDRLDHCVLATALWPTPTSLAPARDGNNEAGNSAGLVAIRAHVLATWPTPTASLADKGVRSTAGAIKEAMRSHGPDLAAMAVFGATPPGSSATTEKPGALNPAFVSWLMGFPPEWDACAPTAMPSSRKSRPKSSVP, encoded by the coding sequence GTGACGGCCTACTACAACGAAATCGAGCCATACGCCGCCCAGTGGCTGCGCAACCTCATCGACGCCGGGCATATCCCACACGGCGTCGTCGATACCAGGAGCATTGCGGATGTTCGACCCGAAGACCTCGCCGGATTCACCCAGTGCCATTTCTTCGCCGGCATCGGCGGATGGGCTCTCGCAGCTCGACTTGCTGGGTGGCCCGACGACCGCCAACTCTGGACAGGCTCCCCGCCGTGCCAGCCGTTCTCGGTCGCAGGCAAAGGCAAAGCGCAGGCTGACGATCGGCACCTGTGGCCCCACCTTTTTCGACTCATCCGTGCCTGCCGGCCCCATGACTTCGTGGGAGAGCAGGTTGCGGCGGCGGTTGGCAAGGACTGGCTCGACGGAGTGTTTGCTGACCTGGAAAGCATCGACTACGCCGGGGGGCGGTCGTTGTCCCGGCTTGTGCCGTCGATGCGCCCCACCGGAGGGATCGCCTGTGGTATGTGGCCCACGCCGCCGACATGTACGGCCAAAGGATCGAGTCCGGCGGCGCTCACCCGAAAGTCGGGAGCATCGCGTGCGAACGACCGGCTGGATCATTGCGTGCTGGCGACGGCCCTCTGGCCCACGCCAACGAGCCTTGCGCCAGCGAGGGATGGGAACAACGAGGCGGGGAACAGCGCAGGGCTCGTAGCGATACGGGCGCACGTTCTGGCCACGTGGCCGACTCCGACCGCATCGCTGGCGGACAAGGGCGTGCGATCCACTGCGGGAGCTATCAAGGAGGCCATGCGCAGCCACGGCCCGGACTTGGCCGCGATGGCAGTTTTTGGAGCGACGCCTCCTGGATCGTCGGCCACGACGGAAAAGCCCGGCGCGTTGAACCCAGCATTCGTCTCCTGGCTCATGGGGTTCCCGCCCGAGTGGGACGCCTGCGCGCCGACGGCAATGCCATCGTCCCGCAAGTCGCGGCCGAAGTCATCGGTGCCCTGA
- a CDS encoding DUF7666 domain-containing protein yields MAKKASSKAAKASTDKPAAVVIDAFKGFDSNWQCRGFQYEVGQTYYTHASTVVRCASGGFHSCENPLDVWGYYGPATSKFAAVQASGAIDKAENEDTKIASANIAIRLELRLPEFIKRGVEWILAAAKNNGAVTTGYRAHAASTGNYAHAASTGNYAHAASTGNYAHAASTGNYAHAASTGDGAHAASTGDGAHAASTGDGAVAATLGHGGRAKAGKNGAIVLSRWVEAESRYRVAVGYVGENGIEADTWYGLNDEGEIVAVVAED; encoded by the coding sequence ATGGCAAAGAAGGCGTCGAGCAAGGCCGCGAAGGCCAGCACGGATAAGCCGGCCGCAGTGGTGATCGACGCCTTCAAGGGCTTCGACTCGAACTGGCAGTGCCGCGGGTTCCAGTACGAGGTGGGCCAGACCTACTACACCCATGCCAGCACGGTCGTGCGGTGCGCGTCGGGCGGGTTCCATTCCTGCGAGAACCCGCTGGACGTGTGGGGCTACTACGGCCCAGCCACGAGCAAGTTCGCCGCGGTCCAGGCCTCCGGCGCGATCGATAAGGCGGAGAACGAGGACACGAAGATCGCATCGGCGAACATCGCGATTCGGCTGGAGCTTCGCCTGCCGGAGTTCATTAAGCGCGGCGTGGAGTGGATCCTCGCTGCCGCAAAGAACAATGGAGCCGTGACGACGGGCTACCGCGCCCACGCGGCGAGCACGGGCAACTACGCCCACGCGGCGAGCACGGGCAACTACGCCCACGCGGCGAGCACGGGCAACTACGCCCACGCGGCGAGCACGGGCAACTACGCCCACGCGGCGAGCACGGGCGACGGCGCCCACGCGGCGAGCACGGGCGACGGCGCCCACGCGGCGAGCACGGGCGACGGCGCGGTAGCTGCCACCCTGGGGCATGGCGGGCGGGCTAAGGCGGGAAAGAACGGCGCGATCGTGCTGTCGCGCTGGGTTGAAGCCGAGTCGCGTTACCGCGTGGCTGTCGGCTATGTCGGCGAGAACGGCATCGAGGCCGATACCTGGTACGGACTGAACGACGAAGGCGAGATCGTCGCGGTGGTGGCCGAGGACTGA